TGGGCTGCTTCTCCTTGGGGCCAGGGACCACAGCCTCCTGGAACTTGTCATTGTCCAGTGCAGCCACTTCCACTTTGCTGACTGTCACCTCTGGGACGCtactgccctgcagctgcttggCTCGAGCCTTCAGCACTAGTGGGAAACAGAGAGGTGATGTGAGACAGGGCACAGCAAAAATCTCTGTCCTGTCCTCACCCTGGAAGCACCAGCATCGTGCTCAAAAAAAAGGGTTCACACAAGAACTTCATCTCTTCTTGGCTCCAAAACAGAGACACCAACCTCTGTCTCTCTAAGATCTACCTGCACACCAGGAACCCACCTCAGCACCCCTGGAATGCACCCCAGGATCCCTGGAACTCATTCCAGCATGCCAGGAACCCACCCCATCCCAGAACCCCATCCTAGGAACCCACCCCTGCATCCCAGGAACccaccccagcatccctggaacccatcccagcatccctggaacccactccagcatccctggaacccatcccagcatccctgaacccaccccagcatccctggaacTCATCCCAGCACCCCTGAACCCACCCCAGCATCCCAAGAACccaccccagcatccctggaacCCATCCCAGCATCTCTGAACCCACCCCAGCATCCCTGAACCCACCCCAGCATCCCAGGAACCCATTCCAGCATCCCAGGAACCCACCCCATCCCAGAACCCCATCCTAGGAACCCACCCCTGCATCCCAGGAACCCACCCCAGCACCCCTGGAacccagcagtgtcactgccagggaaaaagcaacagcccaggctgctctgcctgctgtctGCTCACTGCATCTCTCCCAGCACTcaccttccagcagctctgtcctctCACAGGGGACATTTCTGTTCGCCTTCTCCTTGGTGCTGGCAGAGGAGTAGCTCCTGAAGATTCTCCATGGAATCCCTGCCATGAGGAACGCAGAGGTGTGGGGGGTCAGAGAAAGCTCCACACCCTCAAACACTCAATGTCCCCCACTCTGCCTCATGGGCCCAGCATGGACAGGGTGAGTGAGGGATGTtcctcagctcagctgctccagcagcagcacaggagtgaCAGGGCCACCCCTCACCCTCAGGAACCAGAGGCTCAGAAGGAACACGACCCCAGGGACACCACAAACCCCAGCGCTGTCAATGGGGTGGCAGCACCCCGAGACCCCCGGAGCATGTGGGTGCTATCCCATACCTGGGACACGACCCAGAGCTCCCGAAAGAGCAACAACATCCCAGCACTTCCACAGCCTCCACTCTACCCCTGGGGTGCTCACGACTCAAAAAGCGCCCCCCATGTTCCAGGCGTATCCCACAGAACGCTCAGCACCGTGGGGCGTCCCGGCCCAGCTCCGTCCGCACACTCCGCCCGTGTCCCGCTCTCCTGGTGTCCCCGCCGGTCCCCCCATGCTCCTCGGAGCCCCGGTGTCCCCCCGGTGCCCGTTCCCGCTCACCGGGCCCCCTCAGCCCGCCCGGGCCCCTCAGCACCGCCCGCAGCCTCAGCAGCGACATCCCCGGGCCACGCGCGCCGCGCGCCCCCGCGCATGCGCCGCGCCGCCGCGGGGCACGCCGGGAGCGCGAGTCCCGCCGCGCAGGACTACAACTCCCATGGTGCAGCGCGGCCGCGCTCtgcgccccctggcggccgcGGCGGCCCCGACGGGGTGGGACGGGAGGAGCGCGGAGCCCGGGACGCGGCGGAGGCTCCCGGAGGTGGCGGAGCCGGGGAAGACGGTGGAGCCCGGCTGACCCGCGCCTCTCCGGCCCGAGCTCGGCGCATCTCAGGTGGGGCTACGGATGGACGCCACCctcagcaggggctgagccacagcagccccGCGCCCTCCGCCTCTCCCCGCGGCTCTCGTCCCGAGCCCGCCCATCGCGGCAGACGGCGGATACCGGACCGTGCTGTCCCCGCGGTGGTGGGCGAGTGACGGCGGGCAGTAAGTGACCCGGGACAGCCGTCGGGGCGCCGATTTATGAATGGGAGGCACCGCCCCGGTCCCCGCCCCGCCCATTCGCCGCcaccgccccgccccggccgcccATCCCGGCCGCTCGCGCCGTCGGGGCCGGTCGCCGGTCGCCGCCGTGGCCATGGCCCATGGCCCGTCGCCCGCCTGTCGCCCGCCGCCCGCTGCCATGAGGCGCGGGGGCCCCGCCGCCATCGCCGCCTGCCTGGCCGGGGCTCTCGCCGTGCTGGCGGGGCCGGGACCGGGAGCGGGCAGTGCCACCGGGACCGGCCGGCGGCCGCCCCGCAGCTACGGGCACCTGGAGGGCGACGTGCGCTGGCGGCGGCTTTTCTCCGCCACCCGCTTCTTCCTGCGCATcgacggcggcggcggcgtgGAGGGAACGCGCTGGAGGGAGCGGCCGGGCAGTGAGTGCGGACGGGaccgggaacgggaacgggaacgggggAGAGCCGGGATctggggccgccccccgcccaCGGCGCGATCCCGCCGGTGTTGGGGCTGCGGCGGAGCCGCCTCGGGTCGGTGACGGGACCCTCCATGCCCTGCCCGGGGAGAGCCCGCGGCTCTTCCCTCTGGGGAAATCTCAGTGCCCGCTCCTCCGGGAGCGCCAGAGCGGCgggtccccgctgtccccgctgtcccccggCGCTCCGGGAGCGCCACCGGCACCGGCTGCCCCCGTCACTGCCCTGTAGGAGCCGTAAGAGGGGCGCGGGCACCGGCGGGCACTACCCGGGCACCCGGCGGTGCTCTACCAGCGGCTGGGGGGTTCCAGGGGGTCTCTCGGGGGTCCTTTGTCCCATCTTGTCCTGCCGGTTCACggtgtccccctgccctgcatTCCCCATGGGCTGGAGGATCTGATGGTTCCCCCATTAACACACTGCGGGGGAtgaaggctgaggaggaggaggaggggggatGCAGGAAGCTTTGCGGTGATGCTGGTCCCAGAATGGGGCATCTGTCCGATGTGGGACAGCAGAACATCCCTGTCAGAGCAGCTTGGGACTCGAGACAGCCGGgtgggcagagggacagggtccccagggatgtggcagGGCTGCAAATGCCCAGGTATCCCATCGGGGTGCAGGGTCTGAGCTCCTGGCACACGGATGGGGGCAGCAGGCTGGcaggacagcagctggacaAGGAGGGGGACCTTGGAAAAGATGTCCTGACAGGGTGTTGGGGtttggggcaggagggctgcagcacccccagcccatgtcctgctccagcacagccccaggacacggcagcccagcccagcccagcccagggaaccCTCCTGCGGTGTCGGAGGCTGTCGGGAGTCCCGAGCAGGCACAGTGCCAGCACAAAGCACCCCAACACGTTCCCTCCATGGTGTGGCCATGGGAgctggcaggcagagcagctccgggcTGTACACGAGGCTCACTCTGCTTATCTGTGAgcgcctgggctgggctctgctccacaGCCCTCGCAGAAGCTGCTGGACCAGCCccactggcagctctggggtggcagGGGATCTTCAAGGACTCCCCCACCTCAAGCTCTGCATCTGCCCCATCCTCCCTGAGACCCCTTTGGGGCTGAGTgagactgggagcactgggagccgGCTCTGGCCAGGTACTGGGCAGGCACCTGCAAACAAAGGGCGGTAGAGCGCTGGCAACAGAAGGGGGTTATTTTTAGAAAAGCACAAGTCCTTATAAATAGCAGCAGCTTCACACAGTGATCAAGTGGGATGGATTCACAGACATTCAGTTAGTGCCCTGTCGGTCCTTCCcgtggcagcagggctgcaaagCCCGGGGGAGCTGCCCCGGTGCTGTATCCACCCTGCCCACTGCCAGCCTCCCGCAGGCAGGTGATGCCCAGGGAATGCCAACGATGCCAGGAGATTGATGAGAACCCcttgcccagaggctgcagggtgCCCTCCCACCCtgtccagccctgcagtggTGCCCAGTGGCCGATCCTGCTGCGGCTCCAGcgctttctgctgccctgcccacaTCGCTGGACAttccttctccccttccctccGTGCCTGGCGGGCAGCGGCGCTCGGGGCCGGCCGGCGTGAGGCAGTGCAGGAATCCAGAGGCCCCGATGATGCTCTGGGTGTTTCCCCGTGCCAGAGCCGCTGGTCTGACCGCATGCCTTTCCCATTAGCGGCCGAGCCGGAGCTCGGCGGTCGGGGCACACACAcgccagcccagctgtggcttCACGGCCGCCCCCTGGGCTCATCCTCAGTGCTCACAGcgctgggaatggggctgctcGTCCTCACTTTCCACCAGGAAATTTGGCATCCATGGACAGCACTGTGCAGGCTTATTCCTGccccacagagctctgctgtgtgccTTTGTCCACAATAACAGGATGAGTGCTGTCGCTGCCACCCCCATGCCCACTTGGCCCTGCGGGAGGCGGGTCAGGGCCCCGGGGCACCGTGCTGGGGATGGATGAacgggcagagctgccagggagggcaggacaCACACGAGGCTGTGCTTGGCATCGCTCCCGCTTCTGCGAAGTGGCTGGAccctggggaggagaggagTAAAGATCAAACCTTGCTTGGATCAGAGGTTCCTCCTCCCACTCCCAGCTTGGGCTGCAGCAACTCCCTCCCTCTAGAAGGAGGCCACTGTGcccacagagccagcaggggcagggaaggTCGCCTGTCCCTCCCTGGCTCACGCCGCGCTTCCCTGGCCCGCAGGCATCGTCGAGATCCGGTCGGTTCGTGTCGGCGTCGTGGCCATCCGGGCGGTGCACACCGGCTTCTACCTGGCCATGAACAAGCGCGGGAGGCTCTACGGCTCGGTAGGTCGGACGCtgcctcctggcagggactgctcCAGAGTcacaggctcagggcaggctcgCCACAGGCTCCTGCTTTCCTTCACCTGCACCCACGGAGGAGCCAGGGTCCTGCCCTGCCTCGCTCTTGGGGGTGCGAGGGgctccagctgagcagagccaccCCCTCCTCacccccttccctctcctgccagAAGGAGTTCAGCCCCAACTGCAAGTTCACGGAGCGCATCGAGGAGAACGGCTACAACACGTACGCGTCGCTGCGCTGGCGGCACCGCGGCCGCCCCATGTTCCTGTCGCTCAACAGCAAGGGCCGGCCACAGAGAGGGGGCAGGACAAGCCGGCAGCACCTCTCCACACACTTCCTCCCCATGCTCGTCAGCTGAACGCCGTGGGCAGCTCCAGACGGTCCtgtaggaagaaagaaagaaaaaaaaaaaaacaagcaaaaaaagttattttatttatgtacatatctattttttgctatttattgctttatttttaacgCACGGCAGAGGGATGTGGAAGGTAgatgctccaggctcagccgtgcagggctgtggttctcccagtgttcccaaatttgccctaaaccaggacagcctggcacagggctgatGTGGGCAACACGACTGGAGCAGGGGCCAGAATCTGCTTATGgcatctctgcagggctgggatgttcCAGCAGGCTGTCTGTGTCCGAGCTTCCATGGCAATTAAAGCTGTGTTGGTGGTATGGAACAGGAGCAGGTCTTGGAGCTTTGATGGTGAACTTGGCTTGGCATGGGAGGGATTGGCTCCCGTGTGGTTGTGGCTGCAGCCACcagtgtcactgctgccactgGCAGGGAGCCCAGCCGGTCCTTTGCCACATCCAGCTTTTCACTGACCCCCGCCCACCCTGCAGGAGAACAGCCACGGTGCTTCAGTGGCACaaaggagggagcaggaggcagctcagATCCTCAGGCAgacacagctccagggctgtccctggccACAGCcagtcctgcagcccagctctgcatccTCATCCCCAACAAGCTGGGACAGTGGACAgtggtgaggagcagcccctcagctgGAGGGCAGCATGGCCAGGAACAGCTCCTGCACCTCAGCGTGTGGCCAGGGCACATCCCTGCACCAGGCCAGGCCCAGCATCCCGGTCACTGTCACGTCAGACAGAGCAATGGCCCCAGCAAAAACCACCAAACTCGTTCCATTTCTGACCCAACCAGCTCCAAATGAGTCTGAGAGGGAACAGCTCTGTATTAACCATGTGCTGACTGTGGTGAGCCCCTGCTAGGTGGGCAGCACCTGCCATGCACCCACCCGGGACTTTGCTCAGCCCACTTGAAACCCATCTGGGCGCTGCTCACACGTGAGAAACCATCCCCAAACACCTGGGGGAGCCAGGATgcccctgccacagctgaaaCAGTGGGAGAGGGAAGGATTCTCCAGGTTTCTTGTTTTGGTGACTAAACAGCAAAGCCTTTCCTCGGTGTGGGGTCAGCCGACGGACACGTGCAGGTTCAGCTGGGACCTTCTTTGCTGCCACCCACCTCAGCAGCCCAGGCTTGTGGCTCAACCCCTGGCAGAGGATGAGCCATTAACCCCGACACACCAGTCCTGAGATAAACCCTCCTGGGAGATGAAAGGCGCCGCCACACTGCCCAGCCaagctgaggaagaaaaacagtCCGGGCAAGtcgctccctgccagcccctggcccacagctggggacactttctccAACAAACCAACTTCTTGTGCTCTGAAATGGCTCAAGAAAGACCAAAccatccttccctctcctcaaGGAGGTTCATCTCTTCTCAGGAAGCTCATGGAAGGGAGTCAGACCATGGGGTGATGCTGCTTTGGAAGAGACACCCAAGGAGGTTCCTCTCTTCTCAGGAAGCTCATGGAAGGGAGTCAGACCATGGGGTGATGCTGCTTTGGAAGAGACACCCAAGCTCTACAGGAGCAAgcaccttccccagcagccccaaaaGCTGAGGGAGAGGCAGGGAACCCCCAAACTGCCAAACCCTCCACCCACTTCTCCCATGGGGACAGCTTCTCCCTTAGCTGCTCTGGCCGCTGGCACAGAGCAGTCCCAAATGTGGCACCATCAGAGACCCCCAGCCCTCCAGGAAACCTCCTGACCACCTCAAGTCCCTGTGAGGGGAAGGGGCTCCCAGTGATGATGGTGAGAGCTTCTCCTCTCATGCCTCAGGGCCCAGGAAgcagggacatggcagggaGTCACTGCCCTCTCTGGTGACATTCTTGTCATTCTCCgagctccagctctgtcacAGAAACTGAGTCACAAACATACCtggatattttttctctctctccttgttTTAATCAGCTCTATTTTAAGTAGCTTtgcaatacatttttttttttttctctccaaaatgTTGTTTTCCTGGTAATTACTCAGTCACAATGAGATTTGCTGGTCCTCGTTCTGCTGCACACCCAGTCCTGTGTCGGCCCAGCAGAacagcctgccccagctgtgaGGAGGGGGGCAGGACtgtaaggggggaaaaaggtgtaaaaaatagaaaacaccAGGCGAGGATGATTCCAGCTGCGATCCTTGGCTACCTGTGCAGTGATCCACAGGCTGGCAGTGGCTCCCACAGCAACTCCCAGCACGCAGGAGGGCTCAGAGAGGCCCAGCCTGCCCCTGGCGAAGGCAGGACAGCTTGGTGGCCTCAGAGCTTACCCTGTAGCTTTCCTCAAATCATGCATAATGGCTCGCAGAGCTGAAATGTCCATTTATTGACAACAGTAATAATTTAAGATTATAAAAACCCCTTTCAGTGTTGAGTATCAGCGGGCGAGGttataaagagaaataaaagggaCTCGAGATGGGACAGGGAAGGATCCCGGGGTCTACTTGAGAGTTCCTGTTTCAGTGACAGCTATTGGTCCTCCCCAGCTGGTGATCCTGGGGCGGGGGGGGGAGGCAGCATCCTTATACTTCCATTTTAGACGTCAAtctccaaagcagaaaaaaaagatagtatccaagggggaggaggagcaaaagaaataaaaagaaagggatCTCAAATTCAAACCCATACAAACAACATTTCCATTCGGGATTCAACCACTCGCTCAGCACCTCGGGGTTCCCAGCCGGGGAGCGCAGCAGCCTCGCACTGCAATGGGTAAAGTCCACGCAAAGAGGATGTTTTTATTGACAGACAGAgctcttttcccccctttttttcatCACAGAACTTGAGGCTTCTCATCTCTGAAGGACCCAGAGGCTCCGTGTCTTCAGAAATCAAAAGGAAATTCTGGGGGCACTGCTCCTGCCTCGTCCCCTCCCCTCGCTCTGCTCTGGAAGCCCCTTTGGCTGCTCGCggtgcccagggagggaaggggaacaGTGGAAGGGCCCCGGGGACAGAGGGTGCGTTAAGATTCATGAGTTGTTCGATGAGTTTTCATTACTTGGTgagctggaggaagaggaggaggaggaggatgacgAGAAGTTCATCCCTGTGAGTCCTGGGGGGTTTGTGGCAGTGTTTTGTCCACTTAAACTTTTCCGGCAGACGGGACACGTGTCATGCTTTGGGgagcagacaaaaaaaaaaaaaaaaaaacaaaacaagaaatagGGGAAACGGGATTAGAAACACAACAGGGGAGCAGCACTCGAGGAATGGGCTGGGATGACACTCCATCCTCTGACCACAGGTGCTCAGGCCTCATCGTGGAGGtaggaaaatatttacagaggggagcaggagcagacaaagcccccagtgctgcaggcCCCAGGCACTCACCTGCTCCAGCCACGGGACGATGCAGCCGTCGTGGAACAGGTGATTGCACGGTAACTGCCGCACGTTCTCCCCGACTGTGTAATCTTCCTTGCACACAGGGCACTCCAACCCGGAATCTGCATGGCACACAGAAAGCCAAGCCCAGCTGAGCAAAGGAGGAGAGAACGAGGTGCAAAGCCCCTGACTCCGGACTTGTCatccctctccccttccctaGCATGGCTCTGTTCCTGTCAGGAGGAACGCTTGGAGCTCTGCAGTCCCCACACCATTCCTGTCAGGAGGAAAGCTTGGAGCTCTGCAGTCCCCACACCATTCCTGTCAGGATGAATGCTTGGTTCTCTGCAGTCCTCACACCATCACCCCACTTCCCACTGCCCAGGCTATGCCTcatccttcctttcccttctgcttttccatctCTGTCCACACTGAACTTCTCAAAACCTCCCCAGAGCAAATCCGTCCAACCtatattgttcttttttttgtgtgagtGTAACAGAGCCCCTTCAgctttgaaatgttttatgCCTCAAAGGTACAAACAGACAAATTTTAAGTCTCAAGAAAGTATTACAGAGAGCTTCCAGTGCACAACTCCATGGAGCAGACACGTACCTACGTGCTCCTGTGTGATCTGTATGGTGGGGAGGGCCTGGATCTTCTCTTTGTCCGCTGGCGGCGGTCCAGTGTTTTCAAACTGATTCAGTAACTGGAAAAACAACCAGCCAGGCAGGCAGAACAGAGAGGTgagctcagcagcacacagaatCCACTCGTTTCCTGAGCCAGGGCACCTGGACTTAGATGCACTTACACAAGCACTGTCCGGtgttcttttctgtttcccCTCACAGCAAGTACAACAATTTCACAACACCTGGCAGTGACCACTGCGGATCCTTTCCCATTTCAGTCCCCCAGCCCCTCATTCCCTGCacccccagaggtgctgcccctcctgcagcactgcacaggaggatggagctgcagggaacCCCAGTTTTACCTGTGTGATAATCGCATCCAGGCCGTTGGCACCCCAGGCGTAGTCCATTGGATTTGAGTGCAGGACTCCCCTGAGGAGCAAGGACAGCAAGTGAGTTCATCCTGGAGCACCAAGGAGACActgtcacagagagcagcacatcCTCCAACTCACCAAGGGCCCAGGCCTAGGTTTGGAATTGTGGTCGGTGCAATAATTCCATTGACCAGCTGCTGGATAATTCTGAAAGGTAAGAAAACCAGGATTGTGTAAGAATTAAAGTTTGCTGGCTGTCACATTGTTGGGGGCAATTAAAAATAACCTACAGCAATTCCAATGGCAGCTTAGAGAGTGATCAGCCACTGATAAAGTTTCAATATTTGATTCATAAGGGGAAAATTCCTGACATGATGGCGAGTGGCTCCCAAGATGCACTTCCACACTGTCTGGTGTTCTCTTCTGTTTCCCCTTACAGAAGTACAACAATTTTGCAACACCTGGCAATGACCATGGAATATTCTCCCACTAGAGGACAAGCTCCTAAGCTCAGTCTATGTCACCACTTagctaaaaaaccccaaacagatCCCAACAGGCTCAGGTGGGACACAGATGGCAAAAATACCCTACAGCAATTGCAATGGCAGCTTAGGGAATGATCAGCCACTGATAAAGTCTCAATATTTGATTCATAAGGGGACAATTCCTGACATGATGGTGAGTGGCTCCCAAGATGCACTTACACAAACAGTGCCTGTTGTTCTCTTCAAGTACAACAATTTTGCAACACCTGGCAATGACCATGGAATATTCTCCCACTAGAGGACAAGCTCCTAAGCACAATCTATGTCACCACTCagctaaaaaaccccaaacagatCCCAACAGGCTCAGGTGGGACACAGATGGCAAAAATACCCTACAGAAATTGCAATGGCAGCTTAGGGAGTGATCAGCCACTGATAAAGTCTCAATATTTGAAACTTTTAAGAGCTCTCTTTTAAGAGCTTCTTGTTCATAAGGGGACAATTCCTGACACAATGGCAAGTGGCTCCCAAGATGCACTTACACACTGCCTGGTGTTCTCTTCAAGTACAACAATTTTGCAACACCTGGCAATGACCAGGGAATATTCTCCCACTAGAGGACAAGCTCCTAAGCACAGTCTATGTCACCACTCAGCtaaaacaccccaaacaaaccccaaaagcaGGAGCCGCCAACACGCTTAGGCGGCACACAGACGTCACCCACGGCAGCGCTGGAAATCTTTGTGATGCCGCTCCAACAAACCAGGAGGAAAGGTGAGGAACACCAAGGATCCCCCCTGAGGTTCCAGAATGTTCCTCACCCTTCCAGCGTGGGCACTCCCTCGTGCCTGCCCGAGGCCCGGCGCGTGGCCAGGCGGGCGCGGGGCTGCCGGGCGCCGTAGCGGTGCCGGGACTGGTGCTCGCGCTCCCGCCGGTTCTCCGAGTCCCGGTtgtcctctgcctgctgcacgTTGGACCCGAAGGGAAACTCAAAGCTGTCGTCAAAGAAGCCGAAAGCAAACTGGCCATAGCCCGGGGGCAAGGTGAACAAGTGCTGATCCACGttctggagggagggagggaatgcAGAGGACAGATTGTAACAACAGGAATGACAGTAAAATTCAGAACAGGACAAAGATGCTGCTGGCCACCTccaccccagcccctgcagtcTGCCACACTTGACCCAACacctgttgtggtgtgctgtaatgtcccattttggccttccaggtcacttccccaggtgtgcctatgcctctctcccttcccccttgcccccatgctgagtgagtcctgtcaatcaggcttaacattccagcaaggcgtcgtgtggttggtcaagttcaaaggatgcccctcaggcccaggggtcattggcctgtctgggtgtcaccttcccctgagaccctgcccctctcacctggttggtgctcacctgtcccctccccctgtccctgagcttaaaaaggtcaTCAGACCATGCGGggggattctgttggagcagttgctcacgttcagacctctgtaaccatggaataaacctctggacattaaaccctccagcagaatcctctcctttttctcttcaccatcgcctgaagctattcctcctgaggtaaacggggttcctaacaagcctggacttgttcagtgcccagctgcaatctccagcaagccaaggtatctctggggtgatacaccgcagttgctgcctttggcccagcagcgagggtcagactggcccaggcacaatctaactggtaatattgggagccttatTCCAATAAACACCCATAAGTTGTTTGATCTCACTCTGACATTGCTCTTCATGGCCACTTCTAACTGGAACATGACAtacctgcagcagcagttccAAAGTCTATGAGTAAATACATGTGTGCTAATATTTTCTCTAA
The Melospiza georgiana isolate bMelGeo1 chromosome 26, bMelGeo1.pri, whole genome shotgun sequence genome window above contains:
- the FGF22 gene encoding fibroblast growth factor 22, whose product is MNKRGRLYGSKEFSPNCKFTERIEENGYNTYASLRWRHRGRPMFLSLNSKGRPQRGGRTSRQHLSTHFLPMLVS
- the RNF126 gene encoding E3 ubiquitin-protein ligase RNF126; this encodes MAEASPQPGRFFCHCCSAEIAPRLPDYICPRCESGFIEELPEEPRNADNETSSSTSAPDQSRHPFENVDQHLFTLPPGYGQFAFGFFDDSFEFPFGSNVQQAEDNRDSENRREREHQSRHRYGARQPRARLATRRASGRHEGVPTLEGIIQQLVNGIIAPTTIPNLGLGPWGVLHSNPMDYAWGANGLDAIITQLLNQFENTGPPPADKEKIQALPTIQITQEHVDSGLECPVCKEDYTVGENVRQLPCNHLFHDGCIVPWLEQHDTCPVCRKSLSGQNTATNPPGLTGMNFSSSSSSSSSSSSPSNENSSNNS